A genomic segment from Leptolyngbya boryana PCC 6306 encodes:
- the rplY gene encoding 50S ribosomal protein L25, which produces MPFSIEAQKRPEGTKPNALRRDGKIPATLYGHNGAESIHLVVDAKAAGFLVRDAAPNKSVVEVNIPELSWNGKTVMREVQTHPWKGSLYHISFFAQKG; this is translated from the coding sequence ACGTCCTGAAGGAACTAAGCCGAATGCGCTGCGCCGCGATGGCAAAATTCCTGCTACTTTGTATGGCCACAATGGTGCTGAGTCGATTCACTTAGTCGTCGATGCTAAGGCTGCGGGCTTCCTAGTTCGGGATGCTGCGCCGAATAAATCTGTTGTAGAAGTGAATATTCCAGAATTGTCCTGGAATGGCAAGACCGTGATGCGTGAAGTTCAGACCCATCCTTGGAAGGGTTCGTTGTATCACATCAGCTTTTTTGCTCAAAAAGGCTAG